In a single window of the Tellurirhabdus bombi genome:
- a CDS encoding branched-chain amino acid aminotransferase gives MTTDLLSIELQKAANSRIAEVDFNNLPFGKHFSDHMFVADFVDGQWTNLQVVPFDNFTLNPALSALHYGQSIFEGMKAYKNEEGEVLLFRPLDNFHRMNESAKRMCMATLPEEVFMGGLEALLRVDADWVPSTPGSSLYIRPYMFATDTYLGVAPSKTYRFCIFTCPVGVYYSNPPKLKVETDYIRSAPGGVGFAKCAGNYGGSLYPTLLAQQAGYDQLIWTDAIEHKYIEESGTMNIMFFMDGKLVTPATSDSILKGVTRDSIIKVVKSWGVDVEERKVTIEEVITGIENGTLTEAFGAGTAVVVSPYSLIGYQGKDYMLPETADESSFSKKIYNYLNDLRTGRIEDTFGWTHKVV, from the coding sequence ATGACCACAGACTTATTGAGTATCGAACTGCAAAAAGCAGCGAACTCGCGCATCGCAGAGGTCGATTTTAACAACCTGCCTTTCGGCAAACATTTCTCAGACCACATGTTCGTGGCCGATTTTGTGGATGGTCAATGGACCAATCTGCAAGTTGTGCCTTTTGATAACTTTACGCTCAACCCTGCTCTATCGGCCCTCCACTACGGCCAGTCGATTTTTGAAGGGATGAAGGCTTATAAAAACGAAGAAGGCGAAGTGCTGCTGTTCCGTCCGCTGGATAACTTCCACCGCATGAACGAGTCGGCCAAACGCATGTGCATGGCTACCCTGCCCGAAGAGGTTTTTATGGGTGGTTTGGAAGCTCTGCTGCGCGTTGATGCTGACTGGGTACCTAGCACGCCGGGTAGCTCGTTGTACATCCGGCCGTACATGTTTGCTACGGACACCTACCTGGGTGTAGCGCCGTCAAAAACGTATCGCTTCTGCATTTTCACTTGTCCGGTTGGCGTTTATTATTCAAATCCGCCGAAGCTGAAAGTAGAAACAGACTACATTCGCTCGGCTCCAGGGGGTGTAGGTTTTGCTAAATGCGCCGGAAATTATGGTGGTTCGCTTTATCCTACTTTACTAGCCCAACAAGCTGGGTATGACCAGTTGATCTGGACAGATGCTATCGAGCACAAATACATCGAAGAGTCAGGCACGATGAACATCATGTTCTTCATGGATGGCAAACTGGTAACACCGGCTACGTCAGATTCAATCCTGAAAGGCGTTACGCGGGACAGCATTATCAAAGTGGTTAAAAGCTGGGGCGTTGACGTCGAGGAGCGCAAAGTAACAATTGAAGAAGTGATTACCGGTATCGAAAATGGCACCCTGACCGAAGCGTTCGGCGCGGGAACAGCCGTTGTCGTTTCTCCTTACTCGCTGATCGGCTACCAAGGCAAAGATTATATGTTGCCCGAAACGGCAGACGAGAGCTCTTTCTCCAAAAAGATCTATAATTACTTAAACGATTTGCGCACCGGTCGGATTGAAGACACGTTTGGCTGGACGCACAAAGTAGTTTAA
- a CDS encoding BamA/TamA family outer membrane protein, translated as MFLSILFCLSSFGSTGVQASADSLVVVRSVVVSGNHKTRERIILREMEVKSGDTVLTRQLTEKLAWDQRKISNTNLFVTVDVTAKSIDEQQIDVEVSVKERWYFFAIPTFFLADRNFNEWWYERGRDLRRTIYGARLYYKNVTGNNDRLRAIAEFGFLRRFDLAYSLPYVDKAQKTGLSVGVAYLTNKEIAYRSALDKLVYLKGEELLRERFTASASLTRRNRFYSFHRLDLRYSNTTIADTVARLNPDYLLDSKTRQRFLQLSYTYNYDRRDNVAYPLKGKWLTLSASRLGLLPTDDLQQTELTGSLTGYLPLGGRFYASHFISGKISWPERQPYANLRGLGYTNDFIRGYELYVIDGQQYGILKNTWRYQLLNIRKHLKWIPVRQFSTIPLAVYLTAFGDVGYVRNSMAVEYKSRLANQWQYGTGIGLDVVTFYNAVFQFNYALNRLGQTGFYFSYFYEL; from the coding sequence ATGTTTTTGTCCATACTGTTTTGTTTATCATCTTTTGGAAGTACAGGTGTACAAGCTTCCGCCGATTCACTGGTTGTAGTGCGGTCTGTGGTCGTTAGTGGAAATCATAAAACCCGTGAGCGGATTATTCTTCGCGAAATGGAAGTAAAGTCCGGCGATACGGTTCTTACCCGGCAATTGACCGAAAAACTGGCCTGGGACCAGCGAAAAATATCCAATACCAATTTATTTGTGACGGTCGATGTAACGGCTAAATCCATTGATGAACAGCAAATTGATGTAGAGGTAAGTGTAAAAGAACGCTGGTATTTTTTTGCGATACCGACGTTTTTTCTGGCCGATCGAAATTTTAATGAATGGTGGTACGAGCGGGGGCGCGACCTGCGCCGGACGATTTATGGCGCCAGATTATACTATAAAAATGTAACGGGTAACAATGACCGGCTTCGGGCCATTGCCGAATTTGGTTTTCTGCGGCGCTTCGATCTGGCTTATTCACTGCCTTATGTTGACAAAGCCCAAAAAACAGGTTTAAGTGTTGGCGTTGCGTATCTGACTAACAAAGAAATTGCGTACCGGTCGGCATTAGATAAACTGGTGTACTTGAAAGGTGAGGAGTTGCTGCGCGAACGGTTTACAGCCTCCGCCAGTCTGACCCGACGGAACCGGTTCTATTCATTTCACCGGCTGGATTTGCGGTATTCCAACACAACCATTGCCGATACCGTGGCTCGCCTGAATCCCGATTATCTTCTGGACAGCAAAACACGGCAGCGATTTCTGCAACTCAGCTACACCTATAATTATGACCGGCGGGACAACGTTGCCTACCCACTTAAAGGTAAATGGCTTACGCTCAGTGCCAGCCGCCTAGGTCTCTTGCCTACGGATGATTTGCAGCAAACGGAATTGACGGGCAGCTTGACCGGTTACCTTCCTTTGGGCGGTCGCTTTTATGCTTCCCATTTTATCAGCGGTAAAATTTCGTGGCCGGAACGGCAGCCATATGCCAACCTGCGGGGCTTGGGCTATACAAATGATTTTATTCGAGGGTATGAGTTGTATGTGATTGATGGCCAGCAATATGGCATTTTGAAAAATACGTGGCGGTATCAGTTGCTAAATATTCGTAAACACCTGAAATGGATACCGGTTCGACAATTTAGTACCATTCCATTAGCGGTGTATTTAACGGCTTTCGGTGATGTCGGTTATGTCCGTAACTCGATGGCAGTAGAATACAAAAGTCGCTTGGCCAACCAGTGGCAGTATGGTACGGGAATTGGACTGGATGTTGTGACGTTTTACAACGCTGTGTTTCAATTTAATTACGCCCTCAATCGACTTGGTCAAACAGGGTTTTATTTTAGTTATTTTTACGAATTATAA